A window of the Cannabis sativa cultivar Pink pepper isolate KNU-18-1 chromosome X, ASM2916894v1, whole genome shotgun sequence genome harbors these coding sequences:
- the LOC115719241 gene encoding uncharacterized protein LOC115719241, translating into MDSLDGISGFLRFNATDSNKKVHISSIADVSIGNDWNAEVIYQIFGLDLGNLILQIPKIPYPFSDQVFWKHNQKGSFSVKSAYCIDQSWRFAPERQIWKWIWDRNIHPKISVFLWRILNEAIPTKNRLPFVRDKDCSLCGGGRECAIHLFRDCSFSKAIWLGGYYPLIIDSIPGDNMINFLEALISSLPIERSELLNFVGCVFSEIWNQRNALCMRSTVADPLSALQRILNSVKELNLVCDNKAKDMCILAHDPVLDSVQQVFDGQSEEHMTQVAHVIFTDASWVDGLAGLAVVGVDRLNGCWFVNAQKSKAASALEAELQAILLALSWAVDSGWNEVHVLSDSLVAVTALNAGERPPNWKFASIFFSVVNVSKKLSLCKFYFINRSLNSVVDGMAKSARVAIDQVVLYQGEGIPPVVPIYFSS; encoded by the coding sequence ATGGATTCCTTGGATGGAATATCAGGATTTCTCAGATTTAATGCAACAGATTCGAATAAGAAGGTACACATTTCTTCTATTGCTGATGTTTCTATTGGTAACGATTGGAATGCTGAGGTTATATACCAGATTTTTGGTCTTGATTTGGGAAACCTTATACTtcaaattcctaaaattccctaTCCCTTTTCGGATCAGGTTTTTTGGAAACACAACCAAAAGGGCAGTTTTTCGGTTAAATCTGCTTACTGTATTGATCAATCTTGGAGGTTTGCTCCGGAAAGGCAGATCTGGAAATGGATTTGGGATCGGAATATCCATCCAAAAATTTCGGTGTTTCTTTGGCGAATCCTTAATGAAGCTATTCCTACTAAGAATAGACTTCCTTTCGTTAGAGACAAAGATTGTAGTTTGTGTGGCGGTGGAAGAGAATGTGCTATTCATTTATTTCGGGATTGTAGCTTCTCTAAAGCTATTTGGCTGGGAGGGTATTATCCATTGATCATTGATAGCATTCCAGGGGATAACATGATCAATTTCTTGGAAGCTCTCATCTCCTCCCTGCCTATTGAGAGATCAgagcttttaaattttgtaggatGTGTGTTCTCTGAAATTTGGAATCAACGAAATGCACTTTGTATGAGGAGCACTGTTGCCGATCCCCTCTCTGCTTTACAAAGAATTCTTAATTCTGTTAAGGAATTAAATCTGGTGTGTGACAACAAAGCCAAGGATATGTGCATTCTTGCCCATGATCCTGTTTTAGATTCGGTACAACAAGTTTTTGACGGTCAGAGTGAAGAGCACATGACCCAGGTGGCTCATGTCATCTTCACGGATGCTTCCTGGGTAGATGGCTTAGCAGGTTTAGCTGTTGTTGGTGTTGACCGTTTAAATGGTTGCTGGTTTGTCAATGCTCAAAAATCCAAAGCAGCCTCGGCACTTGAAGCTGAACTTCAAGCAATCCTTTTGGCTTTATCCTGGGCTGTTGACTCTGGTTGGAATGAAGTTCATGTACTTTCAGACTCTTTGGTAGCAGTTACAGCTCTAAACGCAGGAGAAAGGCCTCCCAATTGGAAATTTGCTAGTATTTTCTTTTCAGTAGTTAATGTTTCTAAAAAACTTTCTTTGTGCAAGTTCTATTTTATTAATCGTAGTTTAAATTCTGTGGTTGATGGTATGGCTAAAAGCGCTAGAGTCGCTATTGATCAAGTCGTTTTGTATCAAGGGGAGGGAATTCCCCCTGTGGTTCCCATCTATTTTTCTAGTTAA